Proteins from a genomic interval of Flammeovirgaceae bacterium SG7u.111:
- a CDS encoding Smr/MutS family protein, whose translation MNNNLYPKNIEEKLGFDTVRELLAEKCEGPVGESYVYKMRFSDRFDLIQKLVAQTDEFVQLLVSGDDFPRSNYLDMEDSLKKSKIIGAYLLEEELYDLKRALTTLHACLAFFYSEKSEEYVELKKLTETVNFDAGILKKMEAIIDDRGKIKDNASPELSRIRSKLASEEGRLRKVLDASLRNLKQLGMAAENSSPTIREGRMVVPVPAEYKRKVKGIVHDSSATGQTVYIEPEEVLNLNNEIRELGFLERQEIIKILSQITDEIRPMVDDLLKANLFLGMIDFIKAKASLAIELDAIKPEAVPEPYIEWYEAYHPLLLLNFRKMDRKVVPQNVKLNEEQRIVLVSGPNAGGKSVALKTIGLIQYMYQCGMMVTILETSKMGVFKKIFIDIGDEQSLEDDLSTYSSHLTNMKHFLLNARHSALCLIDEFGAGTEPKLGGAIAEAILERLNQQTVFGIITTHYANLKVFADKTEGLINGAMRYDVENLQPLYKLDLGKPGSSFALEISEKIGLPKKVVAAARKKVGSKQVSLERLLSQLETDKHEVEEKQRELVRKERELEKLKEKYELLKEFQETNKKKLISNAKVEAEKLLKEANQKIEQTIKGIRENKADREVTKSLRKDLEEFKEKVEVKKKDIPQEEIEPKEEIVVVGGQIKAGDYVQIKGQTALGEVLAVGSKDAEVSIGLLRSNIKLNRLTKVSRKNFKKQQKAAVNYSSGIDLNAKMANFKPKIDLRGKRAEEALKIVDDFVDEAVILGQKTLTIVHGKGDGILRQLIRNQLKNFKEVKSMEDEHPDHGGPGVTLVTLQ comes from the coding sequence ATGAACAATAATTTATACCCAAAAAATATAGAGGAGAAGTTAGGTTTCGATACCGTTAGGGAGCTTTTGGCGGAGAAGTGCGAAGGACCTGTGGGAGAGTCTTATGTATATAAGATGCGCTTTTCGGATAGGTTCGACCTTATCCAGAAGTTGGTAGCCCAAACGGATGAGTTTGTGCAGTTGCTTGTCTCGGGCGATGATTTCCCCCGAAGCAACTACCTCGATATGGAGGACAGCCTCAAAAAATCGAAGATCATAGGCGCATATTTGCTGGAAGAGGAGTTGTACGACCTCAAGCGGGCACTTACTACGCTGCATGCCTGCTTGGCTTTTTTCTACTCGGAAAAAAGTGAGGAATATGTGGAGCTAAAAAAGCTGACCGAAACGGTGAACTTCGACGCGGGTATCCTCAAAAAAATGGAGGCGATCATAGACGACCGAGGAAAGATCAAAGACAACGCATCGCCCGAACTTTCCCGCATCCGTTCCAAGCTGGCGTCGGAAGAGGGAAGGCTCAGAAAGGTATTGGATGCTTCTCTCCGCAACTTGAAGCAACTGGGCATGGCAGCTGAAAACTCTTCACCCACTATCCGAGAAGGAAGGATGGTTGTGCCCGTGCCTGCCGAGTACAAGCGGAAGGTAAAAGGCATTGTCCACGATTCTTCTGCTACGGGGCAAACAGTCTATATAGAACCCGAAGAAGTCCTCAACCTCAACAATGAGATTCGGGAGCTGGGCTTTTTGGAAAGGCAGGAAATCATCAAAATCCTGTCGCAGATCACCGATGAAATCCGACCAATGGTGGATGATTTGCTCAAGGCCAACCTCTTTTTGGGCATGATCGACTTCATTAAAGCCAAGGCATCGCTTGCCATAGAGCTCGATGCCATAAAGCCTGAAGCTGTTCCGGAGCCCTACATAGAATGGTACGAAGCTTATCACCCTTTGCTCCTGCTCAACTTCAGAAAAATGGACAGAAAGGTGGTTCCTCAAAACGTAAAACTGAACGAAGAGCAACGCATCGTCTTGGTATCGGGACCAAATGCAGGCGGAAAGTCGGTGGCGCTCAAAACCATTGGGCTTATCCAATACATGTACCAGTGCGGCATGATGGTGACCATATTAGAGACCTCTAAAATGGGGGTTTTCAAAAAAATATTTATCGACATAGGTGATGAGCAATCGTTGGAAGATGATTTGAGTACCTATAGCTCGCACCTTACCAACATGAAGCACTTTTTGCTGAACGCTCGCCACAGCGCCCTTTGTCTCATTGATGAATTTGGTGCGGGAACTGAGCCAAAACTGGGCGGAGCTATCGCCGAGGCTATTTTGGAACGGCTCAACCAACAAACGGTATTCGGAATCATCACTACGCACTACGCCAACCTCAAGGTTTTTGCCGACAAAACGGAAGGGCTGATAAACGGGGCGATGCGCTACGACGTGGAAAACCTCCAACCGCTCTACAAACTAGACCTTGGCAAGCCGGGCAGCTCTTTTGCCCTAGAGATTTCAGAGAAAATTGGGCTTCCTAAAAAAGTGGTAGCTGCGGCGAGGAAGAAAGTAGGCTCGAAGCAGGTGAGCTTGGAGCGCCTTCTTTCCCAACTAGAAACCGATAAGCACGAAGTGGAGGAAAAGCAACGGGAACTGGTAAGGAAAGAACGTGAGCTAGAAAAGCTGAAAGAGAAATATGAGTTGCTAAAGGAATTCCAAGAAACGAACAAGAAAAAGCTCATTTCTAATGCGAAGGTTGAGGCTGAGAAGCTTTTGAAAGAAGCCAATCAGAAGATTGAACAGACCATAAAAGGGATACGGGAAAATAAGGCTGATAGAGAGGTTACCAAATCGCTGCGAAAAGACCTTGAGGAGTTTAAGGAAAAAGTAGAAGTAAAGAAAAAGGACATCCCACAAGAAGAAATTGAGCCGAAAGAGGAAATAGTAGTAGTTGGTGGGCAGATAAAAGCTGGTGATTATGTGCAGATAAAAGGGCAAACCGCGCTAGGTGAAGTACTTGCCGTGGGCAGCAAAGATGCCGAGGTTTCGATAGGTTTGCTTCGCTCCAATATCAAGCTGAATCGCCTCACGAAGGTGAGCCGAAAAAACTTTAAAAAGCAACAAAAAGCAGCGGTGAACTACAGCAGCGGCATAGACCTGAATGCAAAGATGGCAAACTTCAAACCGAAGATTGACTTGCGAGGGAAACGTGCCGAGGAAGCCCTTAAAATAGTAGATGACTTTGTAGATGAAGCGGTGATTTTGGGACAGAAAACCTTGACTATTGTGCATGGAAAGGGAGACGGTATTTTGCGACAGCTTATCCGCAACCAGCTCAAAAATTTCAAAGAAGTAAAAAGTATGGAAGACGAACACCCCGACCATGGCGGCCCTGGAGTTACGCTGGTGACGCTTCAGTAA